From a single Collimonas pratensis genomic region:
- a CDS encoding zinc-binding dehydrogenase: MNAWIFNRNELTLALQDAAQPELRAGAALVRMEAVPLLSYTRNYLQGKLPYAYPPSPFTPGTNGIGRIVAVGAGVQSLRPGQRVALNPYWIADEAVAEAPQVLIGLTGISADSAPMLAEYPHGSWREIADFPASTLLPLDGLDHVAPERLALLAKFIVPFGGLRRGRLSAGETVAINGAGGYFGSAAVLAALAMGAARVIALGRNAQALQQLVDLGKGRVLAVTLTGDVAGDAAAIRAAAGGGVALGLDMVGQAADAGSTLALLHSLGRGGRLVLMGSMQVDLPLPYGAMLLNNWELIGNFMYTAADYRALLALLRAGLLPLDAVELKTFAFSALEAAIDHAAQMKGLQATVALF, translated from the coding sequence ATGAACGCATGGATCTTCAACCGCAACGAATTGACCCTGGCGCTGCAAGATGCGGCGCAACCAGAATTACGCGCCGGCGCCGCGCTGGTGCGCATGGAAGCTGTGCCGCTGCTGAGCTATACCCGCAACTACCTGCAAGGCAAGCTGCCCTATGCTTATCCGCCTAGCCCTTTTACGCCGGGCACCAACGGCATCGGCCGTATCGTCGCGGTCGGCGCCGGCGTGCAATCGCTGCGGCCGGGACAACGGGTTGCCCTCAATCCCTACTGGATCGCCGATGAAGCCGTGGCGGAAGCGCCGCAGGTATTGATCGGCCTGACCGGCATCAGCGCCGACAGCGCGCCCATGCTAGCGGAATATCCCCACGGCAGCTGGCGTGAAATCGCCGACTTTCCCGCCTCCACGCTGCTGCCGCTGGACGGGCTCGATCATGTGGCGCCAGAGCGGCTGGCGCTGCTGGCGAAGTTCATCGTCCCTTTCGGCGGCTTGCGCCGCGGCCGCCTGAGCGCCGGCGAAACGGTGGCGATCAACGGCGCCGGCGGCTATTTCGGCTCGGCCGCCGTGCTGGCCGCGCTGGCCATGGGCGCCGCCCGGGTGATTGCGCTCGGCCGCAATGCGCAGGCATTGCAGCAGCTGGTTGACTTGGGTAAAGGGCGGGTGCTGGCGGTGACGCTGACCGGCGATGTTGCCGGCGATGCCGCGGCCATCCGCGCCGCTGCCGGCGGCGGCGTCGCGCTGGGCCTGGACATGGTCGGCCAGGCCGCCGACGCCGGCAGCACCCTGGCGCTGCTGCATAGCCTGGGACGCGGCGGCCGACTAGTACTGATGGGCAGCATGCAGGTGGATCTGCCGCTGCCGTACGGCGCCATGCTGCTCAATAACTGGGAACTGATCGGCAACTTCATGTACACCGCGGCCGACTACCGCGCGCTGCTGGCGCTGCTGCGGGCCGGACTGTTGCCGCTGGATGCGGTGGAGCTGAAGACCTTCGCCTTTTCCGCGCTGGAAGCGGCGATCGACCATGCCGCGCAAATGAAGGGCTTGCAGGCGACGGTAGCGCTGTTTTAG
- a CDS encoding SRPBCC domain-containing protein, which translates to MRNVIYKTVVLKASAEALFDMYLDPQLHQAITGAPVAIGAEAGDTFQAFDGALSGVMLQVVKPRLIVQTWRSPAFGADEPDSILFLSFHPQGEHGRIDLVHLDVPEQDYEDVKKGWREKYFEPWREFLANEWSTTR; encoded by the coding sequence ATGCGCAATGTGATCTATAAGACCGTGGTCCTGAAGGCGTCGGCGGAAGCGCTGTTCGACATGTATCTCGATCCGCAGCTGCACCAGGCCATCACCGGTGCGCCGGTCGCCATCGGCGCTGAAGCTGGCGACACCTTTCAGGCCTTCGACGGCGCCCTCAGCGGCGTCATGCTGCAGGTGGTCAAGCCGCGCCTGATCGTGCAGACCTGGCGCTCGCCGGCATTCGGCGCCGACGAGCCGGACTCCATCCTGTTCCTCTCTTTCCATCCGCAGGGCGAGCATGGCCGTATCGACCTGGTGCACCTGGACGTCCCCGAGCAGGACTACGAAGACGTCAAGAAAGGCTGGCGCGAAAAGTATTTCGAGCCCTGGCGCGAGTTCCTGGCCAATGAATGGTCGACCACGCGCTAA
- a CDS encoding VF530 family DNA-binding protein, whose amino-acid sequence MTQTSHNHLHGVTLEAMLTELVAHYGWEGLGQRIDIRCFKSDPSIKSSLNFLRKTEWAREKVEALYVGMRRAMK is encoded by the coding sequence ATGACACAAACATCACATAATCATCTGCACGGCGTCACGCTGGAGGCGATGCTGACCGAGCTGGTCGCGCATTACGGCTGGGAAGGCCTGGGCCAGCGCATCGACATCCGCTGTTTCAAGAGCGACCCCAGCATCAAGTCCAGCCTGAACTTCCTGCGCAAGACGGAGTGGGCGCGCGAGAAAGTGGAAGCCTTGTACGTCGGCATGCGGCGGGCGATGAAATGA
- a CDS encoding SGNH/GDSL hydrolase family protein, with amino-acid sequence MKTLFVFCALCSNMALAQVAADVKPDPAYTHHLSSSGPLSKEQLLKQKPAKMPVKTPAGRSLAAGAAVNAASTSTYTYLRCWYRTGSDPTKPTTTYAWGLDPSSGDYYRINGYWWAGGLLNWENMFYSDTSQATLQSVCKSTLNAKGISQPVALVAAADNALSFNYTVWTNDSVTQSGINKIVAFGDSLSDNQNIFNASNWNLPNSSSWFLGRFSNGNNWVEYFANNLQLPLYNWAIGGAGVDTQQLVIPGVIQQVQSYVSYMQKAQNYQPQNTLFTLLIGGNDLVNYNSTVDQVISGETQALQSLIQSGARNILLLKLPDVSKAPVFGIKTTGPTVAAQVIDLNNRLTALVATLQAQYGSSLHIQLYDTYALFNDLLANPAKYQVSNTTQSCLNINTDSSTNYLSKQSARSQCGNPDSFVFWDTLHPTTHTHKLLADAVTAFYRANLQP; translated from the coding sequence ATGAAAACTCTGTTTGTATTTTGTGCTTTGTGTTCGAATATGGCGCTGGCGCAAGTCGCCGCCGATGTAAAACCCGATCCCGCTTATACCCATCACCTGTCCTCGTCGGGGCCGTTGTCCAAGGAACAGCTGCTGAAACAGAAGCCGGCCAAGATGCCGGTCAAGACCCCAGCTGGACGCAGCCTGGCCGCCGGCGCTGCCGTCAACGCCGCCAGCACCAGCACCTACACCTATTTGCGCTGCTGGTACCGCACCGGCAGCGATCCGACCAAGCCGACCACCACCTATGCCTGGGGCCTGGATCCGTCCAGCGGCGATTATTACCGCATCAACGGCTACTGGTGGGCGGGTGGTTTGCTGAACTGGGAAAACATGTTCTACAGCGATACCAGCCAGGCGACCCTGCAATCGGTATGCAAAAGCACGCTCAACGCCAAGGGCATCAGCCAGCCGGTGGCGCTGGTCGCCGCCGCCGACAATGCGTTGTCGTTCAACTACACGGTCTGGACCAACGACAGCGTGACGCAGAGCGGCATCAACAAGATCGTCGCCTTCGGCGACAGCCTGTCCGACAACCAGAATATCTTCAACGCCTCGAACTGGAATTTGCCGAATTCCAGCAGCTGGTTCCTCGGCCGCTTCAGCAACGGCAACAACTGGGTCGAATATTTCGCCAACAACCTGCAACTGCCTCTGTATAACTGGGCGATCGGTGGCGCCGGCGTCGACACCCAGCAACTGGTGATTCCGGGCGTGATCCAGCAAGTGCAGTCGTACGTCAGCTATATGCAGAAGGCGCAGAACTACCAGCCGCAAAACACCTTGTTCACTTTGCTAATCGGCGGCAACGACCTGGTCAATTACAACAGCACCGTGGACCAGGTCATCAGTGGCGAAACCCAGGCCCTGCAAAGCCTGATCCAGTCCGGCGCCCGCAATATCCTGCTGCTGAAACTGCCTGACGTTTCCAAGGCGCCGGTGTTCGGCATCAAGACCACCGGCCCGACGGTCGCGGCGCAGGTGATCGACCTCAACAACCGCCTGACGGCGCTGGTCGCTACGCTGCAGGCGCAATACGGCAGCAGCCTGCACATCCAGCTGTACGATACCTATGCCTTGTTCAATGATCTGCTGGCTAACCCGGCCAAATACCAGGTCAGCAACACCACCCAGTCCTGCCTCAACATCAATACCGATTCCAGCACGAACTACCTGAGCAAGCAGAGTGCGCGCTCACAGTGCGGCAATCCGGATAGTTTTGTGTTCTGGGATACCTTGCATCCAACCACGCATACGCACAAATTGCTGGCCGATGCGGTGACGGCGTTCTACCGGGCCAACCTGCAACCTTAA
- a CDS encoding response regulator transcription factor, with the protein MRLLLVEDDLMVGEAVRKGLRQDGFALDWVQDGVAALSALAQEDYQLLLLDLGLPRKNGLEVLKSLRAGGNQIPVLILTARDAVSDRVAGLDAGADDYLVKPFDLEELAARIRALLRRQSGRAEPLVELGGLVLNPATHEVTLDGQQVNLSAREFALLRAFLDRPGVVLSRAQLEEKMYGWDDSIESNAVEVYIHALRKKLGSNFIKNVRGIGYMVAK; encoded by the coding sequence ATGCGTTTGCTGTTGGTAGAAGACGACCTGATGGTAGGCGAAGCCGTACGCAAGGGTTTGCGCCAGGACGGCTTTGCACTGGACTGGGTGCAAGACGGCGTCGCCGCGCTGAGCGCACTGGCGCAAGAAGACTATCAACTGCTGCTGCTCGACCTCGGCCTGCCGCGCAAGAACGGCCTGGAAGTGCTGAAGTCGCTGCGCGCCGGCGGCAACCAGATCCCGGTGCTGATCCTGACCGCGCGCGATGCGGTGTCGGACCGCGTGGCCGGGCTCGACGCCGGCGCCGACGACTACCTGGTCAAGCCCTTCGACCTGGAAGAACTGGCGGCGCGTATCCGCGCGCTGCTGCGGCGGCAGTCGGGACGCGCCGAACCACTGGTCGAACTGGGCGGCCTGGTCCTCAATCCCGCCACCCATGAAGTCACGCTGGATGGCCAGCAAGTCAACCTGTCGGCGCGCGAATTTGCCTTGCTGCGCGCTTTCCTGGACCGTCCCGGCGTGGTGCTGTCGCGCGCCCAGCTGGAAGAAAAAATGTACGGCTGGGACGACAGCATAGAAAGCAATGCAGTCGAAGTCTACATCCACGCCTTGCGCAAGAAGCTGGGCAGCAATTTCATCAAGAACGTGCGCGGCATCGGCTACATGGTGGCGAAATGA
- a CDS encoding sensor histidine kinase, with protein sequence MKTTPSLPSIRKSLLRWLAVGLGGGILLAGLALYFQARGEANELFDYQMRQIVASLPRQAFPPIIDGSVGGPQLDDQIMIQIWDNTGVVIYHSHAQDFLPLQAELGFTDVRLRSGLWRVYSAQIGNTVVQIAQPQSARNQIAAQMAVKTVTPLLLLFPLLGILIWIAVSRGLAPIKRAAAEVQARDMHALSAIPDATLPQEIQPLTQALNDLLARLGQSINAQRAFVADAAHELRTPLTALRLQVQLAERAGNDSERQAAFGDLRQGLERATHLLQQLLTLARQEPGAFEQAHARVELGPLMHSVVSDFALAANERQVDLGISAEVPASVSGNADALRILLNNLVDNALRYSAAGSSIDVSLASDDNGVTLAVEDHGPGIPQADLQRVFDRFYRAAGSQAQAVGSGLGLAIVKQIADAHRASVSLRNTGHGLLASVHFPA encoded by the coding sequence ATGAAAACCACGCCGTCGCTACCGTCGATCCGCAAGAGCCTGCTGCGCTGGCTCGCCGTCGGCCTGGGCGGCGGTATCCTGCTGGCCGGGCTGGCGCTGTACTTCCAGGCGCGCGGCGAAGCTAACGAGCTGTTCGATTACCAGATGCGGCAGATTGTCGCATCGCTGCCGCGCCAGGCGTTTCCACCGATCATCGACGGCAGCGTCGGCGGTCCGCAGCTGGATGACCAGATCATGATCCAGATCTGGGACAACACCGGGGTCGTCATCTATCACTCGCATGCCCAGGATTTCCTGCCCCTGCAGGCCGAACTGGGTTTCACCGACGTCCGCCTGCGAAGCGGCCTGTGGCGGGTCTACAGCGCACAGATCGGCAACACTGTGGTGCAAATCGCGCAACCGCAAAGCGCGCGCAACCAGATCGCCGCGCAGATGGCGGTCAAGACCGTGACGCCCTTGCTGCTGCTGTTTCCCTTGCTTGGCATCCTGATCTGGATCGCGGTCAGCCGTGGCCTGGCGCCGATCAAGCGCGCCGCCGCCGAAGTACAGGCGCGCGACATGCATGCGCTGTCGGCGATCCCGGACGCCACCCTGCCGCAGGAAATCCAGCCGCTGACGCAAGCCTTGAACGATCTGCTGGCGCGCCTCGGACAATCGATCAACGCCCAGCGCGCCTTCGTCGCCGACGCCGCGCACGAATTGCGCACGCCGCTGACCGCCCTGCGGCTGCAAGTGCAGCTGGCCGAACGTGCCGGCAACGACAGCGAACGGCAAGCCGCTTTCGGCGACCTCAGGCAAGGACTGGAGCGCGCCACTCATCTGCTGCAGCAGCTGCTGACGCTGGCGCGGCAAGAACCAGGCGCGTTTGAACAAGCCCACGCCCGCGTCGAACTAGGCCCATTGATGCACAGCGTGGTCAGCGATTTCGCACTGGCCGCCAACGAGCGCCAGGTCGACCTTGGCATCAGCGCCGAGGTCCCGGCCAGCGTCAGCGGTAATGCCGATGCCCTGCGCATCCTGCTCAACAACCTGGTCGACAATGCGTTGCGCTACAGTGCCGCCGGCAGCAGCATCGATGTCTCGCTCGCCAGCGATGACAACGGCGTGACGCTGGCGGTGGAAGACCACGGCCCGGGCATCCCGCAAGCCGATCTGCAGCGCGTGTTCGACCGCTTCTATCGCGCCGCCGGCAGCCAGGCGCAAGCGGTCGGCAGCGGCCTCGGCCTGGCGATCGTCAAGCAGATCGCCGACGCCCACCGGGCCAGCGTCAGCCTGCGCAATACCGGCCACGGCTTGCTGGCAAGCGTGCATTTCCCGGCCTGA
- a CDS encoding DegQ family serine endoprotease has translation MSRLTFNRSAIAVAVLLVAGGAYLHSRNGDIGIDNANAAVPAAITAPVASPAPVGNAAPAVAVATDFSSIVERAGPAVVNISVTGKAKQSAVSDQDDDSGLDPNDPFSQFFKRFGPQLQIPRHPQIMRGEGSGFIIGTDGLILTNAHVVEGASEVTVKLTDRREFKAKVLGSDKQSDIAVIRIDAKNLPTVQIGNPALTRVGEPVLAIGSPYGFENTATAGIVSAKSRSLPDDTYVPFIQTDVAVNPGNSGGPLFNIKGEVIGINSQIYSQTGGYQGLSFAIPIDVATKVEQQLVAHGKVTRSHLGVSVQEVNQALAESFGLKSAAGALVSSVDKGSPADKGGMQTGDVILRFNGQAINHSADLPSLVADTAPGTSSTIEVIRGGQSKTLTVKLTEATPLKIAGKDNGSDSQGRLGLALRELSPDEQQQVGIRGGLVVEDASGPSALAGIQRGDVILSLNGKPVNSVEQLRQLVSKAGKNVALLVQRDKDKIFVPLNLG, from the coding sequence ATGAGCCGTCTGACCTTTAACCGCAGCGCCATCGCCGTCGCCGTTCTGCTTGTCGCCGGCGGCGCTTACCTGCATTCCAGGAATGGCGATATCGGCATCGACAACGCCAACGCCGCAGTGCCGGCGGCCATCACAGCGCCAGTCGCCAGTCCGGCGCCGGTTGGCAATGCGGCGCCCGCAGTCGCCGTGGCCACCGACTTCTCCAGCATCGTCGAGCGCGCCGGCCCGGCGGTGGTCAACATCAGCGTCACCGGCAAGGCCAAGCAGAGCGCCGTCTCCGACCAGGATGACGACTCCGGCCTCGATCCCAACGATCCGTTTTCACAATTCTTCAAGCGCTTCGGCCCGCAGCTGCAGATCCCGCGCCATCCACAAATCATGCGCGGCGAAGGCTCGGGTTTCATCATCGGCACCGACGGCCTGATCCTGACCAACGCCCACGTCGTCGAAGGCGCCTCGGAAGTCACCGTCAAGCTGACCGACCGCCGCGAATTCAAGGCCAAGGTGCTGGGCTCCGACAAGCAAAGCGACATCGCCGTGATCCGTATCGATGCCAAGAACCTGCCGACGGTACAGATCGGCAATCCGGCCCTGACCCGCGTCGGCGAGCCGGTGCTGGCGATAGGCTCGCCTTACGGCTTTGAAAACACCGCCACCGCCGGCATCGTCAGCGCCAAGTCACGCTCGCTGCCGGACGACACTTATGTGCCGTTCATCCAGACCGACGTCGCCGTCAATCCCGGCAACTCGGGCGGCCCGCTGTTCAACATCAAGGGTGAAGTGATCGGCATCAATTCGCAGATCTACAGCCAGACCGGCGGCTACCAGGGCTTGTCGTTTGCGATTCCGATCGACGTCGCCACCAAGGTCGAACAGCAGCTGGTGGCGCACGGCAAGGTCACCCGCAGCCATCTTGGCGTCAGCGTGCAGGAAGTCAACCAGGCCCTGGCCGAATCGTTCGGCCTGAAGAGCGCCGCCGGCGCCCTGGTCAGCTCGGTCGACAAAGGCAGTCCGGCCGACAAGGGCGGCATGCAGACAGGCGACGTCATCCTGCGCTTCAACGGCCAGGCCATCAATCACTCGGCCGACCTGCCGAGCCTGGTGGCTGACACCGCTCCCGGTACTTCCAGCACGATCGAAGTGATCCGCGGCGGCCAAAGCAAGACCCTGACCGTCAAGCTGACCGAAGCCACGCCGCTGAAAATCGCCGGCAAGGACAACGGCAGCGATTCACAGGGACGACTGGGCCTGGCCTTGCGCGAACTCAGTCCGGACGAACAGCAGCAGGTCGGCATCCGCGGCGGACTGGTGGTGGAAGACGCCAGCGGGCCGTCGGCGCTGGCCGGCATCCAGCGCGGCGATGTGATACTGTCGCTCAACGGCAAGCCGGTCAACAGCGTCGAGCAGCTGCGCCAGCTGGTCAGCAAGGCCGGCAAGAACGTCGCCCTGCTGGTGCAGCGTGACAAAGACAAGATCTTCGTTCCTTTGAACCTGGGCTAA
- a CDS encoding YciI family protein produces the protein MRFMIIRKADKATEAGEMPSEELLTAMIKYNEEMIQAGVMLAGEGLQPSAKGARIKFSGGKPTVLDGPFAETKELIAGFTMIQVKSKQEALEWVKRWPPLDANGGVELELRQVFEAEDFGDELTPELREAEERLRRQASDNSKL, from the coding sequence ATGCGATTCATGATCATACGCAAGGCCGACAAAGCAACCGAAGCAGGCGAAATGCCAAGCGAAGAGCTGCTGACGGCGATGATAAAGTACAACGAAGAAATGATACAGGCCGGCGTCATGCTGGCCGGCGAAGGCTTGCAACCCAGCGCCAAGGGCGCGCGCATCAAGTTCTCCGGCGGCAAGCCAACCGTGCTCGACGGCCCCTTCGCCGAAACCAAGGAATTGATTGCCGGCTTCACCATGATCCAGGTCAAGTCAAAGCAGGAAGCGCTCGAATGGGTCAAGCGCTGGCCACCGCTGGACGCAAATGGCGGCGTCGAACTGGAGCTGCGCCAGGTATTCGAAGCAGAAGATTTCGGCGACGAGCTGACGCCGGAACTGCGCGAAGCCGAAGAACGCCTGCGCCGCCAGGCCAGCGACAACAGCAAACTTTAA
- a CDS encoding SRPBCC family protein — translation MLKTIAIVIVVAIAAILGYATLRPDDFRVQRSVTIKAPPEKIFALIDDFHAWGSWSPFEQLDPGMKRSFSGAASGKGAAYAWDSTGKAGAGSMEIKESTPPSKILIKLDFTKPLEGHNTAEFSIDTQGDSSKVTWAMYGPSPYVAKVMGIFFSMDNMIGKDFETGLATLKSVAEK, via the coding sequence ATGCTCAAGACCATCGCCATCGTTATTGTCGTCGCCATCGCCGCGATCCTAGGCTATGCCACGTTGCGGCCAGACGATTTCCGCGTCCAGCGCTCTGTCACGATCAAGGCGCCGCCGGAAAAAATCTTTGCCCTGATCGACGACTTCCACGCATGGGGCAGCTGGTCGCCTTTCGAACAGCTGGATCCAGGCATGAAGCGCAGTTTCAGCGGCGCCGCCAGCGGCAAGGGCGCGGCCTATGCCTGGGACAGCACGGGCAAGGCCGGCGCCGGCAGCATGGAGATCAAGGAGTCTACGCCGCCCAGCAAGATCCTGATCAAGCTGGATTTCACGAAACCGCTGGAAGGCCACAACACGGCTGAATTCAGCATCGACACCCAAGGCGACAGCAGCAAGGTCACTTGGGCCATGTATGGACCATCGCCCTATGTCGCCAAGGTGATGGGCATCTTTTTCAGCATGGACAATATGATCGGCAAGGATTTTGAAACCGGTCTCGCCACCCTGAAAAGCGTTGCAGAAAAATAA
- a CDS encoding VOC family protein, with protein MQLHPYLNFNGTCDAAFKFYEKVLGGKITLKLRFGETPMADQCPPGSQDQIAHVRLESGSMVLLGSDCPPEYFEKAQGTVLSLNVDSIAEAERVFNALKENGSVKMPLEKTFWAVRFAMLTDQFGTPWMVNCEKDN; from the coding sequence ATGCAATTGCACCCCTACCTCAATTTCAACGGTACCTGCGACGCTGCCTTCAAGTTCTATGAAAAAGTCCTGGGCGGGAAAATCACCCTCAAGCTGCGCTTCGGCGAAACCCCGATGGCCGATCAATGCCCGCCGGGCTCACAAGATCAGATTGCCCACGTGCGCCTCGAATCCGGCAGCATGGTGCTGCTGGGTTCCGACTGCCCGCCCGAGTATTTCGAAAAAGCCCAGGGCACCGTGCTCTCGCTCAACGTCGACAGCATCGCCGAGGCGGAGCGCGTATTCAATGCCTTGAAAGAAAACGGCAGCGTCAAGATGCCCCTGGAAAAAACCTTCTGGGCAGTCCGTTTCGCCATGCTGACCGACCAGTTCGGCACGCCTTGGATGGTCAACTGCGAGAAAGACAACTGA
- a CDS encoding Lrp/AsnC family transcriptional regulator, whose product MQLDTIDLNILTLLQQNGRISNQDLAEQVFLSPSSCLRRVRILEEEGIISRYSALLSPEKLGLELDVFVQVTMRRDVESWHENFMQALQNYPEVVGSYIITGDANYLLRVKARNLKHYSAFVLEKLYKIPGVQDIRSNIVLQAIKETYELPRELLRDA is encoded by the coding sequence ATGCAGCTCGATACCATCGATTTGAACATTCTGACGCTGTTGCAGCAGAATGGCCGCATCAGTAACCAGGACCTGGCGGAGCAGGTGTTCCTGTCGCCTTCGTCCTGTTTGCGGCGGGTGCGGATCCTGGAGGAGGAGGGCATCATCAGCCGTTACAGCGCTTTGCTGAGTCCGGAGAAGCTGGGCCTGGAACTGGATGTGTTCGTGCAGGTGACGATGCGGCGCGATGTGGAAAGCTGGCATGAGAATTTCATGCAGGCTTTGCAGAATTATCCGGAGGTGGTTGGCTCCTATATCATTACGGGCGACGCCAATTACCTGTTGCGGGTGAAGGCGCGCAACCTCAAGCATTATTCGGCGTTCGTGCTGGAGAAGCTGTACAAGATCCCGGGCGTGCAGGATATCCGTTCGAATATCGTGCTGCAGGCGATCAAGGAAACCTATGAATTGCCGCGCGAGCTGTTGCGCGATGCTTGA
- the kynB gene encoding arylformamidase: protein MATAQHIWDISPLLAASIPVWPGDTPFSAQATWEIADGCPVHVSRITLSTHTGAHTDAPSHYDTQGLAIDQVPLDAYIGPCRVIHCIGATPVRPEDIAHALADIPPRVLLRTYAKAPQEQWDPAFAAVAPDTIAMLAQHGVRLVGIDTPSLDPQESKTMAAHHAVKQHGMAILEGIVLDAVAAGDYELIALPLRLAGMDASPVRAILRPLSSTGIQS from the coding sequence ATCGCTACCGCACAACACATCTGGGACATCAGCCCGCTGCTCGCCGCCAGCATCCCGGTCTGGCCCGGCGACACCCCCTTCAGCGCCCAGGCCACCTGGGAAATCGCCGACGGCTGCCCGGTACACGTCAGCCGCATCACGCTTTCCACCCACACCGGCGCCCATACCGATGCCCCCAGCCACTACGACACCCAGGGCCTGGCGATAGACCAGGTGCCGCTGGATGCCTATATCGGCCCATGCCGCGTGATCCACTGCATAGGCGCCACGCCGGTCAGGCCGGAAGATATCGCACACGCCTTGGCGGATATCCCTCCGCGCGTGCTGTTGCGCACCTACGCCAAGGCCCCGCAGGAACAGTGGGATCCAGCCTTTGCCGCCGTCGCGCCGGACACCATCGCCATGCTGGCACAGCATGGCGTGCGCCTGGTCGGCATCGATACGCCCTCGCTCGATCCGCAGGAATCCAAGACCATGGCGGCCCACCACGCAGTCAAGCAGCACGGCATGGCCATCCTCGAAGGCATCGTGCTCGATGCGGTCGCCGCGGGCGACTACGAACTGATCGCTCTGCCCTTACGTCTTGCCGGCATGGACGCCAGTCCCGTACGCGCCATCTTGCGCCCTCTTTCATCAACAGGAATCCAGTCATGA
- the kynU gene encoding kynureninase has translation MTNTIDSRTACQALDADDPLAPLRAQFDLPPGVIYLDGNSLGARPRAALQRAQQVIQQEWGVDLIRSWNKAGWFDLPARLGNQLAPLIGAKDNEVVITDSTSINLFKLLAGALQLQTAKADAATRKVIVTERDNFPTDIYMAQGLTEWLDRGYRIHLIDSPQELASAVNAETAVLMLTHVNYRSGHLHDMQAVTAAAQEQGALVLWDLAHSAGALPIDLHAANADFAVGCTYKYLNGGPGAPAFAWIAPRHHAQFRQPLSGWWGHRAPFTMQPGFTPVDGIRRALCGTQPIVSMALVECGLDIFAQTDMLALRKKSLALTDLFISLVESRCAGLDLTLVTPCAHAERGSHVSFAHAHGYGIMRELIARGVIGDYREPQVMRFGFTPLYTGFCDVWDAVETLRQIVAGKEYQINAQQEAVT, from the coding sequence ATGACCAACACCATAGACAGCCGTACCGCCTGCCAGGCGCTCGACGCCGACGACCCGCTGGCGCCGCTGCGCGCACAGTTCGACCTGCCGCCCGGCGTCATCTACCTGGACGGCAATTCGCTCGGCGCCCGCCCGCGCGCGGCGCTGCAGCGGGCCCAGCAAGTGATCCAGCAGGAATGGGGCGTCGACCTGATCCGCAGCTGGAACAAGGCCGGCTGGTTCGATCTGCCGGCCCGCCTCGGCAACCAGCTAGCGCCGCTGATCGGCGCCAAGGACAATGAAGTGGTGATCACCGATTCCACCTCGATCAACCTGTTCAAGCTGCTGGCCGGTGCGCTGCAGCTGCAAACCGCCAAAGCGGATGCGGCGACACGCAAGGTGATCGTCACCGAACGCGACAATTTTCCAACCGATATCTACATGGCGCAGGGTCTTACCGAATGGCTGGACCGTGGCTACCGCATCCACCTGATCGACTCGCCGCAGGAACTGGCCAGCGCCGTCAACGCCGAGACCGCGGTGCTGATGCTGACCCACGTCAATTACCGCAGCGGCCACCTGCACGACATGCAGGCGGTCACCGCCGCCGCGCAAGAACAAGGTGCACTGGTGCTATGGGACCTGGCGCATTCGGCCGGCGCCTTGCCGATCGACCTGCATGCGGCCAATGCCGACTTCGCCGTCGGCTGTACCTACAAATATTTGAACGGCGGCCCGGGCGCGCCGGCCTTTGCCTGGATCGCGCCACGCCACCACGCGCAGTTCCGCCAGCCGCTGTCAGGCTGGTGGGGCCATCGCGCGCCGTTCACCATGCAACCCGGATTCACCCCGGTGGACGGCATCCGGCGCGCGCTGTGCGGCACCCAGCCCATCGTTTCGATGGCCCTGGTGGAATGCGGCTTGGACATCTTCGCGCAAACCGACATGCTAGCGCTGCGCAAGAAATCGCTGGCGCTCACCGACCTGTTCATCAGTCTGGTGGAGAGCCGCTGCGCCGGCCTCGACCTGACGCTGGTGACGCCGTGCGCCCATGCCGAGCGCGGCAGCCATGTCAGTTTCGCCCACGCGCACGGCTACGGCATCATGCGCGAGCTGATCGCGCGCGGCGTCATCGGCGACTACCGCGAACCGCAAGTGATGCGCTTCGGCTTCACGCCGCTGTACACCGGTTTCTGCGATGTCTGGGACGCCGTCGAAACGCTGCGCCAGATCGTCGCCGGCAAAGAATATCAAATCAACGCGCAGCAAGAAGCCGTCACCTAG